GTCGGCGACACGTACACCACGCTGCTGTCCGGGGCGCAGACCGGAGGCGCGTTCACGCTGCTCGAAGCCCTGGTCATGCCGGAGGCGGGACCCCCGCCGCACGCCCACCACGGCGAGGAGGAGACCTTCGTCCTGCTCGACGGGACGATGTCGTTCACCGTCGGAGGCGAGACCCACGACGCGTCGGCAGGGTCGGTGGTCTTCGTGCCGCGCGACGTCGCCCACAGCTACCGCAACACCGGCGACGGTCCCGCGCGCATGCTCTTCCTGTACAGCCCGGCCGGGATGGACGGCATGTTCCCGGAGATCGGGCGCCCCGGCCGACGCGGCGAGCTCCCCCCGCCGCTCGACCTCGCCGACATCGCGGCGATGGCCGGCGTCGCCGCGAAGTACCGCTTCTCCTTCGTCGACGTCTGAGCCCCGTCGGTGCCCGAGCCTCGTCGACGGCCGAGCCTCACCGCTGGTCCAGCTCCGGGGCGAAGCCGTGCCGCAGTGCCGCGACCGAGGTGGGCGGGGTGAGCACCGTCAGCTCCCCGGCCGGGCGCAGCGCGGGGTCGCGCCAGCCGCCGGGGGAGAAGGCGAGCAGCCGGTCGCCGAGCACCAGCCGGGGCCCGTCGGTGACGACGACGGTGCCGTCGG
This sequence is a window from Pseudonocardia petroleophila. Protein-coding genes within it:
- a CDS encoding cupin domain-containing protein; translated protein: MTDLQPVHVGPDGGESVFLVGDTYTTLLSGAQTGGAFTLLEALVMPEAGPPPHAHHGEEETFVLLDGTMSFTVGGETHDASAGSVVFVPRDVAHSYRNTGDGPARMLFLYSPAGMDGMFPEIGRPGRRGELPPPLDLADIAAMAGVAAKYRFSFVDV